In a genomic window of Gossypium arboreum isolate Shixiya-1 chromosome 7, ASM2569848v2, whole genome shotgun sequence:
- the LOC108450238 gene encoding homeobox protein knotted-1-like 3 isoform X2: MAFHHSSTHLSQDLPLHHFTDQQQQQPNQTQQGDQLQETAAPNWLNSALLRPQQPHPPQPHPHFSDPNFLNLHTTTTASDSTAASQAPNPMLSRSSSSLLHRNHSNVIDDAAAAAAAAVGGGVMAVESGDLKNSISETMNNNKSEGVVVESGGGGGGDGIVNWQNARYKAEILAHPFYEQLLSAHVACLRIATPVDQLPRIDAQLAQSQHVVAKYSALGGGSQGLVSDDKELDQFMTHYVLLLCSFKEQLQQHVRVHAMEAVMACWEIEQSLQSLTGVSPGEGTGATMSDDDDDQVDSDANLFDTSLDGTDSMGFGPLIPTESERSLMERVRHELKHELKQGYKEKIVDIREEILRKRRAGKLPGDTTSVLKAWWQSHSKWPYPTEEDKARLVQETGLQLKQINNWFINQRKRNWHSNPSTSTVSKSKRKR, encoded by the exons ATGGCGTTTCACCATAGCAGCACCCACCTTTCTCAAGACCTTCCTCTCCATCACTTTACCGACCAGCAACAGCAACAACCCAACCAAACCCAGCAAGGCGACCAACTTCAGGAAACCGCCGCTCCCAATTGGTTAAACTCCGCCCTTCTCCGTCCCCAACAGCCGCACCCACCGCAACCCCACCCGCACTTCTCCGACCCTAACTTTCTTAACCTTCATACTACTACAACTGCTTCCGACTCCACCGCGGCTTCCCAAGCTCCTAACCCGATGCTCTCCCGTTCATCCTCGTCGCTTCTTCATCGAAACCACAGCAACGTCATCGACGACGCGGCTGCTGCGGCAGCAGCTGCGGTAGGAGGAGGTGTTATGGCCGTGGAATCGGGTGATTTGAAGAACAGCATCAGCGAGACTATGAATAACAATAAGAGCGAAGGCGTGGTGGTGGAGAGTGGAGGAGGAGGAGGCGGAGATGGGATTGTGAATTGGCAGAATGCGAGATACAAGGCAGAGATTCTAGCTCACCCATTTTACGAGCAACTATTGTCAGCACACGTGGCGTGCCTTAGGATCGCCACGCCAGTGGATCAGCTTCCGAGGATCGACGCTCAGCTGGCTCAGTCGCAGCATGTGGTGGCTAAATACTCAGCTCTCGGTGGAGGGTCGCAGGGCTTGGTTAGTGATGACAAAGAACTCGATCAGTTCATG ACGCATTATGTTCTGTTGTTATGCTCGTTTAAAGAACAATTACAACAACATGTTCGTGTTCATGCGATGGAAGCAGTGATGGCTTGCTGGGAGATTGAACAATCCTTACAAAGCTTAACAG GTGTTTCCCCAGGGGAAGGAACAGGTGCTACAATgtctgatgatgatgatgaccaAGTCGACAGTGATGCCAACTTGTTTGATACAAGTTTGGATGGTACAGATTCAATGGGGTTTGGACCTTTGATCCCAACAGAAAGTGAAAGGTCTTTGATGGAGCGTGTGAGGCATGAACTCAAACATGAACTCAAACAGGGTTACAAGGAGAAGATCGTGGACATAAGGGAGGAAATTTTGCGAAAAAGAAGGGCCGGAAAACTTCCCGGTGATACAACATCGGTTTTAAAAGCTTGGTGGCAGTCACATTCCAAGTGGCCTTACCCTACT GAGGAAGATAAGGCAAGGTTGGTTCAAGAAACAGGTTTACAGTTAAAACAGATAAACAATTGGTTCATCAATCAAAGGAAGAGGAACTGGCATAGCAATCCATCGACTTCCACCGTCTCCAAGAGCAAACGTAAAAG GTGA
- the LOC108450238 gene encoding homeobox protein knotted-1-like 3 isoform X1, translating into MAFHHSSTHLSQDLPLHHFTDQQQQQPNQTQQGDQLQETAAPNWLNSALLRPQQPHPPQPHPHFSDPNFLNLHTTTTASDSTAASQAPNPMLSRSSSSLLHRNHSNVIDDAAAAAAAAVGGGVMAVESGDLKNSISETMNNNKSEGVVVESGGGGGGDGIVNWQNARYKAEILAHPFYEQLLSAHVACLRIATPVDQLPRIDAQLAQSQHVVAKYSALGGGSQGLVSDDKELDQFMTHYVLLLCSFKEQLQQHVRVHAMEAVMACWEIEQSLQSLTGVSPGEGTGATMSDDDDDQVDSDANLFDTSLDGTDSMGFGPLIPTESERSLMERVRHELKHELKQGYKEKIVDIREEILRKRRAGKLPGDTTSVLKAWWQSHSKWPYPTEEDKARLVQETGLQLKQINNWFINQRKRNWHSNPSTSTVSKSKRKSNAGENIR; encoded by the exons ATGGCGTTTCACCATAGCAGCACCCACCTTTCTCAAGACCTTCCTCTCCATCACTTTACCGACCAGCAACAGCAACAACCCAACCAAACCCAGCAAGGCGACCAACTTCAGGAAACCGCCGCTCCCAATTGGTTAAACTCCGCCCTTCTCCGTCCCCAACAGCCGCACCCACCGCAACCCCACCCGCACTTCTCCGACCCTAACTTTCTTAACCTTCATACTACTACAACTGCTTCCGACTCCACCGCGGCTTCCCAAGCTCCTAACCCGATGCTCTCCCGTTCATCCTCGTCGCTTCTTCATCGAAACCACAGCAACGTCATCGACGACGCGGCTGCTGCGGCAGCAGCTGCGGTAGGAGGAGGTGTTATGGCCGTGGAATCGGGTGATTTGAAGAACAGCATCAGCGAGACTATGAATAACAATAAGAGCGAAGGCGTGGTGGTGGAGAGTGGAGGAGGAGGAGGCGGAGATGGGATTGTGAATTGGCAGAATGCGAGATACAAGGCAGAGATTCTAGCTCACCCATTTTACGAGCAACTATTGTCAGCACACGTGGCGTGCCTTAGGATCGCCACGCCAGTGGATCAGCTTCCGAGGATCGACGCTCAGCTGGCTCAGTCGCAGCATGTGGTGGCTAAATACTCAGCTCTCGGTGGAGGGTCGCAGGGCTTGGTTAGTGATGACAAAGAACTCGATCAGTTCATG ACGCATTATGTTCTGTTGTTATGCTCGTTTAAAGAACAATTACAACAACATGTTCGTGTTCATGCGATGGAAGCAGTGATGGCTTGCTGGGAGATTGAACAATCCTTACAAAGCTTAACAG GTGTTTCCCCAGGGGAAGGAACAGGTGCTACAATgtctgatgatgatgatgaccaAGTCGACAGTGATGCCAACTTGTTTGATACAAGTTTGGATGGTACAGATTCAATGGGGTTTGGACCTTTGATCCCAACAGAAAGTGAAAGGTCTTTGATGGAGCGTGTGAGGCATGAACTCAAACATGAACTCAAACAGGGTTACAAGGAGAAGATCGTGGACATAAGGGAGGAAATTTTGCGAAAAAGAAGGGCCGGAAAACTTCCCGGTGATACAACATCGGTTTTAAAAGCTTGGTGGCAGTCACATTCCAAGTGGCCTTACCCTACT GAGGAAGATAAGGCAAGGTTGGTTCAAGAAACAGGTTTACAGTTAAAACAGATAAACAATTGGTTCATCAATCAAAGGAAGAGGAACTGGCATAGCAATCCATCGACTTCCACCGTCTCCAAGAGCAAACGTAAAAG TAATGCAGGTGAAAACATAAGGTGA